The following are encoded together in the Hippoglossus stenolepis isolate QCI-W04-F060 chromosome 12, HSTE1.2, whole genome shotgun sequence genome:
- the si:ch211-117n7.7 gene encoding monoacylglycerol lipase ABHD12-like, which produces MKRRVVQKTPSTSGVGAAQRTKQRKEETLSRWWLKRSLLAVFVVFILVPASLTTLPDLIQHFVYTHRIRLPFFLDLRQPADLSLNHTINMYLTSEKGISLGVWHTVPESRWKEARGKDLAWYQNTLSDGRPVFIYLHGNTGTRAASHRVGVAKILSSLDFHVLVPDYRGFGDSTGEPTEAGLTTDALYLYNWVKARSGNSLVVFWGHSLGTGVGTNTAAKLIEQGVVLDGVILEGAFNTARQPITDHPFTWYYWKLPGTGYFFPEPWAENKCFFPTEENLKKMKSPILFLHSEDDHLVPIQIAQQMYEVAVSAQNAEQVKIVSFDGSLGYLHNGLYRDPSVPDIIKNFVLSL; this is translated from the exons ATGAAGAGACGAGTGGTTCAAAAGACTCCTTCAACTTCCGGAGTGGGAGCAGCTCAGAGAACtaagcagaggaaggaggagaccCT gtCCCGATGGTGGCTGAAAAGAAGCTTATTGGCCGTCTTTGTCGTCTTCATATTGGTGCCCGCCTCGCTGACAACACTCCCAGATTTAATTCAGCACTTTGTTTACACTCACAGAA TCAGGCTGCCGTTCTTCCTTGACCTCCGCCAACCTGCTGATCTCTCCCTTAATCACACAATCAACATGTACTTAACATCAGAGAAGGGAATCTCCCTCGGCGTATG GCACACTGTCCCTGAAAGTCGGTGGAAGGAGGCACGGGGGAAGGACTTGGCGTGGTACCAGAACACTTTAAGCGATGGAAGGCCAGTTTTCATATATCTTCATGGGAACACGGGCACAAG GGCAGCCTCTCATCGGGTGGGAGTGGCAAAA ATATTGAGTTCACTTGATTTCCACGTGCTGGTGCCTGACTACAGAG GGTTTGGAGACTCCACTGGGGAGCCGACTGAGGCCGGACTGACCACTGACGCCCTCTACTTGTACAACTGGGTCAAAGCTCGCAGTGGAAACAGCCTGGTTGTCTTCTGGGGACACTCTCTTGGCACCGG TGTGGGCACCAACACTGCAGCAAAACTGATTGAGCAAG GTGTAGTTCTTGACGGTGTCATCTTGGAGGGTGCATTTAATACTGCTAGACAGCCGATTACAGATCATCCATTTACTTGG TATTACTGGAAACTTCCAGGCACTGGATACTTTTTCCCGGAACCATGGGcagaaaacaagtgtttttttcctacTGAAGAAAA tttgaagaaaatgaaaagtccaATACTTTTCCTTCATTCAGAGGACGATCACCTAGTTCCCATTCAGATTGCTCAGCAG ATGTACGAGGTGGCAGTGAGTGCCCAGAATGCAGAGCAAGTGAAGATAGTTTCATTCGATGGTTCTCTGGGGTACCTGCACAACGGCTTGTACCGAGACCCTAGTGTGCCTGACATCATTAA GAACTTTGTGCTGTCGTTGTAA